The DNA segment TCGTTTTTCACCGATGTATTCTTCTCCTTGTCCAGTTCCAAATGTCCCTTCGATAATCTCTGCCTAGAAAAAGTAATGTGTACCGTTAAACTCTACTTTTGTAAAACACTCACCAACGTTGACCTTATACACTTAATTCCTCAAAGGCTTCTCTTTTAGCCGCTATTTCAGGATTTTCACCTACTTCAATACCATCTCCAGGAAAAACATAGTAAACATTACCGTCCCGAATTCTTTT comes from the Paenisporosarcina antarctica genome and includes:
- a CDS encoding NUDIX domain-containing protein, whose protein sequence is MRDRGAVVLIENNKVGLIKRIRDGNVYYVFPGDGIEVGENPEIAAKREAFEELSV